In one window of Paraflavitalea soli DNA:
- a CDS encoding DUF5007 domain-containing protein, producing MNYTPWRRCFYILAMGILVTGAGACKKLVPEYREALSPEAGFAQTTFEPVTGRTTMYSNVFSNPNNSTSYPIDFKIVNARRFSGEAAPELTDIFPVQVWKEAYTGKEASLAEIEKKRATEYHNVFEVRKHSGDFVMWSSSNSKILRCQADSGYIFDIEMSNGGGRRYFRNMRLMPYRERPYEPSNLNAVTGQSVSNGIFPSVTTNIKGDSTNLSLSPADIDVYIRKANDGKPGGNSISFMFLDKYFQPINPNKFALTDWNNLLHGFNMQKTATKVTYDVAYPMPLVQLPTRFTTADGRRCSVRFSWARIGFGGMQQVAILGLDFAIFEGGNWEIVFAFKKDNPKFTND from the coding sequence ATGAATTATACTCCATGGCGGCGCTGCTTTTACATCCTTGCAATGGGCATCCTGGTCACTGGTGCCGGGGCCTGTAAAAAACTGGTGCCTGAATACCGTGAAGCCCTTAGCCCGGAAGCCGGCTTTGCTCAGACTACCTTCGAGCCGGTGACAGGACGTACCACGATGTACTCCAACGTATTTTCCAATCCCAACAACAGTACTTCTTACCCGATCGATTTCAAGATCGTGAATGCCCGCCGTTTCAGTGGCGAGGCAGCACCGGAACTCACGGATATTTTCCCGGTGCAGGTATGGAAGGAAGCTTATACGGGCAAAGAGGCTTCACTGGCAGAGATAGAAAAGAAAAGGGCTACGGAATACCACAACGTATTTGAGGTAAGGAAACATTCCGGTGATTTCGTGATGTGGTCTTCTTCCAACTCAAAGATCCTCCGCTGCCAGGCCGACTCGGGTTATATATTCGACATTGAGATGAGCAATGGGGGAGGGCGCCGTTATTTCCGCAATATGCGCCTCATGCCATACCGCGAAAGGCCCTACGAACCCTCCAACCTCAATGCGGTGACAGGGCAGTCTGTATCCAACGGGATATTTCCCTCTGTGACCACCAATATCAAAGGCGACTCTACCAACCTGTCGCTGTCGCCAGCCGACATCGATGTGTATATCCGCAAAGCCAATGATGGCAAGCCTGGCGGCAATTCCATATCCTTTATGTTCCTCGATAAATATTTCCAGCCTATCAATCCCAACAAGTTTGCTTTGACGGACTGGAACAACCTCCTGCACGGCTTTAACATGCAGAAGACGGCTACCAAAGTTACTTATGACGTAGCTTATCCCATGCCACTCGTTCAACTGCCTACGCGCTTTACAACGGCCGATGGCAGAAGGTGCAGTGTAAGGTTTTCCTGGGCGCGCATCGGCTTTGGCGGTATGCAGCAGGTGGCTATACTCGGACTGGACTTCGCCATCTTCGAAGGCGGCAACTGGGAGATCGTGTTTGCATTTAAAAAAGACAACCCCAAATTCACCAATGACTAA